A single Marinitoga aeolica DNA region contains:
- a CDS encoding glycosyltransferase family 2 protein, with the protein MHKKLISACIMAKNEEQNIGRCLNSIKDFCDEIIFVDTGSTDNTVEIAKKYTDKIYFFPWNGSFSDARNETLKYASSEWVFIIDADEEASENLKNNIRNYLKSLKNDIVAVYIPTVNFLDFEKKHSEIASTARFFRNGKVKYENIVHNQPVYKGKNVKVDLELYHYGYIWTRLRRKQKTQRTLALLEKYLEEKPDDIYYLIQYMKTLSIAQRHIEKMKIGYKISKMILKNLKKKDYKPLPMTVEFMFLWGIELMNKGYWEEAEEWFKIGSKWNLDAYYGLMNVYYNKRDWENLKIASFDFLKYLNVFENRRSEITWSMQSLFKKNEGLSFLIMSKIKTKDFENVENALNDFDYTKNNEKIVMLYNFVFDEFAKEDNYNIKNDLIKIIKILHNNILKNKDYYDKTTIDNINKYNLIFEKSKDKNPYIFLEYFIERLEKEENIVGFLLTFIDNLFEQDFEQLLELLLKIRRLRKDISSDREKAVIELLIADILTKTGRFSEAKIRYKKAVNLEKSLAKFVQVLIEDILTHMDPKELIPAYVELKEEMNKKNELFFDLNIFDHRELALFDFYFGKVFPELKYVYALKLKNDNKKLYELLLIESSKITKNKYFKAFINLRLYNYFKENNDFEKAKLYLKKALELNSILADLAEGRYNYTGFYFEENIKKSEDKIVNVLNLGEIISLIPVVNPVKTWYESEESGLRYVSPLPTYNSLKSLDNYLKNYSKYFRTLFPNPLKKNKIRYLLSQINNDKVLEINTLNPFLKKEHISIYNLEYIEDKPYKDTFDNIVFFNPEYSRNLLKDIEYLISISNNLFIFFNLSENIFQKDPRALWYLNSNNIDKFIKFTKPFSFDFIDDELLLVQYKK; encoded by the coding sequence ATGCATAAAAAACTTATTAGTGCATGTATTATGGCAAAAAACGAAGAACAAAATATAGGAAGATGTCTTAATAGCATAAAAGATTTTTGTGATGAAATTATTTTTGTAGATACTGGTTCTACAGATAACACTGTTGAAATTGCAAAAAAATATACTGACAAAATATATTTTTTCCCGTGGAATGGTAGCTTTTCAGACGCAAGAAATGAAACTTTAAAATATGCTTCATCTGAGTGGGTATTTATAATCGATGCAGATGAAGAAGCTTCAGAAAATTTAAAAAATAATATTAGAAATTATTTAAAATCATTGAAAAATGATATCGTTGCTGTATATATCCCTACTGTAAACTTTTTGGATTTTGAAAAAAAACATTCTGAGATAGCCAGTACAGCAAGATTCTTTAGAAATGGAAAAGTAAAATATGAAAATATTGTTCATAATCAACCTGTATATAAAGGGAAAAATGTAAAAGTTGATCTTGAACTATATCATTACGGTTATATATGGACAAGATTAAGAAGAAAACAAAAAACTCAACGAACTTTAGCACTTCTTGAAAAATATCTTGAAGAAAAACCTGATGATATATATTATTTAATTCAATATATGAAAACATTATCGATCGCCCAAAGACATATAGAGAAAATGAAGATTGGATATAAAATATCCAAAATGATTTTAAAAAATCTCAAAAAAAAAGACTATAAACCTCTTCCTATGACTGTGGAATTCATGTTTTTATGGGGTATTGAATTAATGAATAAAGGGTATTGGGAAGAAGCCGAAGAATGGTTTAAAATAGGGTCTAAATGGAATCTCGACGCATATTATGGATTAATGAATGTATACTATAATAAACGCGATTGGGAAAATTTGAAGATTGCTTCTTTTGATTTCTTAAAATATTTAAATGTTTTTGAAAATAGACGTAGTGAAATTACGTGGTCAATGCAATCATTATTTAAAAAAAATGAAGGTCTATCTTTTCTCATCATGTCAAAGATAAAAACAAAAGATTTTGAAAATGTAGAAAATGCGTTGAATGATTTTGATTATACAAAAAACAACGAAAAAATTGTGATGTTATATAATTTTGTTTTTGATGAATTCGCTAAAGAAGATAACTACAATATAAAAAATGATTTAATCAAAATAATAAAAATACTTCATAACAATATACTAAAAAATAAAGATTATTATGATAAAACAACAATAGATAATATAAATAAATATAATTTAATTTTTGAAAAATCAAAAGATAAAAATCCATATATATTTTTGGAATATTTTATTGAAAGATTGGAAAAAGAAGAAAACATCGTTGGATTTTTACTAACTTTTATTGATAACTTATTCGAACAAGATTTTGAGCAACTACTGGAATTACTTTTAAAAATAAGAAGATTGAGAAAAGATATTAGTTCTGACAGAGAAAAAGCTGTTATAGAACTCTTAATTGCGGATATTTTAACTAAAACTGGAAGATTCAGTGAAGCAAAAATAAGATATAAAAAAGCTGTAAATTTAGAAAAATCTCTAGCAAAATTTGTTCAAGTGTTAATAGAAGATATATTAACTCATATGGACCCAAAAGAATTAATTCCTGCATATGTTGAATTAAAGGAAGAAATGAATAAAAAAAACGAATTGTTCTTTGACCTAAATATTTTTGATCATAGGGAGTTAGCTTTGTTTGATTTCTATTTTGGAAAAGTTTTTCCAGAGTTAAAATATGTATATGCTTTAAAATTAAAAAATGATAATAAAAAATTATATGAATTATTATTGATAGAAAGTTCTAAAATCACAAAAAATAAATACTTTAAAGCTTTTATAAACTTGAGATTATATAATTATTTTAAAGAAAACAATGATTTTGAAAAAGCTAAACTTTATCTCAAAAAAGCTCTTGAATTAAATTCTATACTTGCAGATTTAGCTGAAGGACGTTATAATTATACAGGTTTTTATTTTGAAGAAAATATAAAAAAAAGTGAAGATAAAATAGTAAATGTTTTGAATTTAGGAGAAATTATTTCTTTGATACCTGTTGTTAATCCAGTTAAAACATGGTATGAGTCTGAAGAAAGCGGATTGAGATATGTTTCTCCATTACCAACATATAATTCTTTAAAAAGTTTGGATAATTACTTAAAAAATTACTCCAAATATTTTAGGACATTATTTCCTAATCCACTGAAAAAAAATAAAATAAGATATTTGTTATCCCAGATTAATAATGATAAAGTTTTGGAAATTAATACACTCAATCCATTTCTAAAAAAAGAACATATTTCTATATATAACCTGGAATATATTGAGGATAAACCTTATAAAGATACATTTGATAACATAGTATTTTTTAATCCAGAATATTCAAGAAATTTATTAAAAGATATAGAATATTTAATTTCTATAAGTAATAATTTATTTATTTTTTTCAATTTAAGTGAGAACATTTTTCAAAAAGACCCAAGAGCATTATGGTATTTAAATTCAAATAATATTGATAAATTTATTAAATTTACAAAACCTTTTTCTTTTGATTTTATTGATGATGAATTACTTCTTGTACAATATAAAAAATGA
- the dnaX gene encoding DNA polymerase III subunit gamma/tau, giving the protein MITLYRKYRPMTFKELIGQEHIKKYFEKSIEKNEISHAYIFSGPRGTGKTSTARILSKILNCKNPNGHNPCNKCENCVAINNGNFMDVIELDAASNRGIDEIRKIRDAANFRPVSGKYKVYIIDEFHMLTKEAFNALLKTLEEPPEHVIFILATTNLEKVPETIISRAQVLQFKNITESDITNHIINIAKSENRNITEDAAKIIARKAKGGARDALSLLEQLLKFSDNNITQNDVIKILGLFDENLLENFINSIYNGDNENLLKISNEIFNEGKEIEVFLEEVLEYIFNNIEKSENLSRDIHIAKKLSDLLKEIKYSENKKILFDINILLFAFEFSTNNNEKKSLQSTKLDNITQYEEISTSTVESLTSKVLDILLNKKEKMDLGLYFALKNAKITEKDDYIKIFFKKENLLEYQIVKSKSTILELFYSNLTKHLIKIDIEYENNKDEEMRKNNIIKLF; this is encoded by the coding sequence ATGATTACATTATATAGAAAATACAGACCTATGACATTTAAAGAATTAATAGGCCAAGAACATATAAAAAAATATTTTGAAAAATCAATAGAAAAAAATGAAATTTCACACGCTTATATATTTTCGGGACCACGAGGAACCGGAAAAACATCAACAGCAAGAATATTAAGTAAAATTTTAAATTGTAAAAATCCTAATGGTCATAATCCATGTAATAAATGCGAAAATTGTGTTGCTATAAATAATGGAAATTTTATGGATGTTATAGAACTTGATGCTGCTTCAAATAGAGGAATTGATGAGATAAGAAAAATTCGTGATGCTGCCAATTTTAGACCAGTTTCTGGAAAGTATAAAGTATATATAATTGATGAATTTCATATGCTCACAAAAGAAGCATTTAATGCTTTATTAAAAACATTAGAAGAACCACCTGAACATGTAATTTTCATTTTAGCTACAACTAATCTCGAAAAAGTTCCTGAAACTATAATCTCAAGAGCTCAAGTTTTACAGTTTAAAAATATTACAGAAAGTGATATAACAAATCATATTATAAATATAGCTAAATCCGAAAACAGGAATATTACAGAAGATGCAGCAAAAATAATTGCCAGAAAAGCTAAAGGTGGCGCAAGAGACGCATTGTCACTTTTAGAGCAATTGTTAAAATTCTCTGATAACAATATAACTCAGAATGATGTTATTAAAATTTTAGGATTATTTGATGAAAATTTGCTGGAAAATTTTATAAATTCTATTTATAATGGCGATAATGAAAATTTATTGAAAATATCAAATGAAATTTTTAATGAAGGTAAAGAAATTGAAGTTTTTTTAGAAGAAGTATTAGAATACATTTTTAATAATATTGAAAAATCAGAAAATTTATCAAGAGATATTCATATTGCAAAAAAATTATCTGATTTATTAAAAGAAATCAAATATTCAGAAAATAAAAAAATTCTATTTGATATTAATATATTATTATTTGCTTTTGAATTTTCTACCAATAATAATGAAAAAAAATCCTTACAATCTACTAAATTAGATAATATAACTCAATATGAAGAAATTTCAACATCTACTGTTGAATCGTTGACTTCAAAAGTATTGGATATATTATTAAATAAAAAAGAAAAAATGGATTTAGGGTTATATTTTGCTTTAAAAAATGCAAAAATAACTGAAAAAGACGACTATATTAAAATATTTTTCAAGAAGGAAAATCTATTGGAATATCAAATTGTAAAATCTAAATCTACTATTCTAGAATTATTTTATTCAAACCTTACCAAACATCTTATAAAAATAGATATTGAATACGAAAATAATAAAGATGAAGAAATGAGGAAAAATAATATTATAAAACTCTTTTAA
- a CDS encoding HD-GYP domain-containing protein, with translation MLNVVIQNFDLKGIAFNNILYGEEGNFSINISPDIKIFPDKKLTSLEIITLKNSLINITNDELIKVRFESGHILEILELINSNFKLETVLKLTEDALRKLLNSDGASILLYNEDKHVLNFYVTSGGASGYIETIDVPIDSSIAGECFKRKETIIINNAQKNPLHFKKTDMKAKYKTKNIIATPLFFENDTIGVLEAVNKKSDVYTQEDIEVIELFSSLISNKLMNSKIYEDLSSTIKGIILAVATAIDLRDNYTHTHSKNVSTLSIKIGKELGFNDSFLEELEIAALLHDVGKIGIPDEILNKPSKLTDDEYKIIQSHTIIGAKLLSEIDFLSKNIPLGALEHHEKLDGTGYPYNKKDGEISLFGKILAVVDIYDALTAKRIYKEPWPKEKVLRILKDDCPKKFDCEIVKALEKCVNI, from the coding sequence ATGTTAAATGTAGTTATACAAAATTTTGATTTAAAAGGCATAGCATTTAATAATATATTATATGGAGAAGAAGGGAATTTTAGTATTAATATTTCTCCTGATATAAAAATATTCCCTGATAAAAAATTAACTTCTCTTGAAATAATAACACTGAAAAATTCATTAATTAATATTACTAACGATGAATTAATAAAAGTAAGATTTGAAAGCGGACATATCTTAGAAATATTAGAATTAATAAATAGTAATTTTAAATTAGAAACTGTTTTAAAATTAACAGAAGATGCACTAAGAAAACTATTAAATTCTGATGGGGCTTCAATATTATTATATAACGAGGATAAACACGTCTTAAATTTTTATGTTACCTCTGGTGGCGCCAGCGGGTATATTGAAACCATTGATGTGCCAATAGATAGCTCAATTGCGGGCGAATGCTTTAAAAGAAAAGAAACAATTATTATAAACAATGCGCAAAAAAATCCTTTACATTTTAAAAAAACAGATATGAAGGCAAAATATAAAACAAAAAATATAATTGCTACTCCTTTATTCTTTGAAAATGACACCATTGGTGTATTAGAAGCTGTTAACAAAAAAAGCGATGTTTATACACAGGAAGATATAGAAGTTATTGAACTTTTTTCTTCTTTGATATCAAATAAATTAATGAATTCAAAAATATATGAGGATTTAAGTAGTACGATAAAAGGAATAATTCTTGCAGTTGCTACAGCTATCGATTTAAGAGACAATTATACACATACTCATTCTAAAAATGTTTCAACCCTATCAATAAAAATAGGCAAAGAATTAGGATTTAATGATTCCTTTTTAGAAGAACTTGAAATTGCAGCACTTTTACATGATGTTGGGAAAATAGGAATTCCGGATGAAATATTAAATAAACCTTCAAAATTAACTGATGATGAATACAAAATTATACAATCCCATACTATTATCGGTGCTAAACTTTTATCAGAAATTGATTTTCTTTCTAAAAATATTCCTTTAGGTGCATTAGAACATCATGAAAAGCTTGATGGGACCGGATATCCTTATAACAAAAAAGATGGTGAAATTTCATTATTTGGAAAAATCCTCGCAGTAGTTGATATATATGATGCTCTAACCGCAAAAAGAATTTATAAAGAACCATGGCCAAAAGAAAAAGTATTAAGAATTTTAAAAGATGATTGTCCAAAAAAATTTGATTGTGAAATAGTAAAGGCTCTTGAAAAGTGCGTTAATATATAA
- a CDS encoding FecR domain-containing protein produces the protein MFKKWGMVILFLLSVSLFFGEFSINVENTTIYAGESVPIEIETNQTTLTHLYVDVTSGGFDDPLILFDGFDLIDGKAHLTFLAPLIPGDSIITFFNEDKTFEKVLKLKVIEESMDLPETKLIILEKRGNVLYKTPNSDIWDSLSNDTVIQEKSELLTLKDGFVHLKEPSLNIEIKVAADTQLYIKRLRVSESGDIDIEYELKKGATVNKIKEILAPGSKYLVGSGSVVAGVRGTEFGFENHNGNTQIRTFEGTVYTMVNNQLFPVTAGNMFNYSPEQPKPQIQKLDKPLEEYENEITPKEETKTEKQPSEEKAKEKTKTEEQPSKAKANIGNISFGKQTKGLNSYLVYSFAPNLDFGPFGIGIGFNAYQENIDSPLYYGLPTDEASPSTNILSALSINYFKLDFPAFYIRYGISPSYTKGLGLFMNNYYVPYSRVLDTELKFSNLKLGFHIPYEITSLMPFNYQQSSNIFFGYINADLNIFNAEITGIINLNKTKPQNDFYQAYLTTLYKDILFFRLGIETDVVITNEGTMVWGTLAGPTMNFPPFFQFMFGFNYLSAGFNNEYLNSYYEYNSANGFYMNLENKASFGLVGKSILSISPYLHVLFNYNKLFSEDRDSLLSGQMTINIPSIGGMPQLTAGFSYMQYKFLEDSSVSNVFLNDNTNLQGFIYYPVLENSGVIYSINYNMKEQKFEYTLNFETKEF, from the coding sequence ATGTTTAAAAAATGGGGAATGGTGATTTTATTTTTACTAAGTGTATCGTTGTTTTTTGGAGAATTCTCTATTAATGTTGAAAATACAACAATTTATGCTGGTGAAAGTGTACCTATAGAAATTGAAACAAATCAAACAACGCTAACACATCTTTATGTTGATGTTACAAGTGGTGGTTTTGATGATCCACTAATTTTATTTGATGGATTTGACCTGATTGATGGAAAGGCTCATTTAACCTTTCTTGCTCCTTTAATACCTGGAGATTCTATTATTACTTTTTTTAATGAAGATAAAACATTCGAAAAGGTTTTAAAATTAAAAGTAATTGAAGAAAGCATGGATTTACCTGAAACAAAATTAATAATATTAGAAAAAAGAGGAAATGTTTTATACAAAACCCCTAATTCAGATATCTGGGATTCTCTTTCAAACGATACTGTAATACAGGAAAAATCAGAATTATTAACATTAAAAGATGGATTTGTCCATTTAAAAGAACCAAGTCTTAATATTGAAATTAAGGTTGCTGCAGATACTCAATTATATATAAAACGTTTAAGAGTTTCTGAAAGCGGGGATATTGATATTGAATATGAATTGAAAAAAGGTGCAACAGTTAATAAAATTAAAGAAATATTAGCTCCAGGATCAAAATATTTAGTAGGTTCTGGTTCTGTAGTTGCTGGGGTTAGAGGAACAGAATTTGGATTCGAGAATCATAATGGAAATACCCAAATTAGAACCTTTGAAGGAACAGTATATACAATGGTAAATAATCAGCTATTTCCTGTGACTGCTGGAAATATGTTTAATTACTCTCCTGAGCAACCCAAACCCCAAATACAAAAATTAGATAAACCATTAGAGGAATATGAAAATGAAATCACACCTAAAGAAGAAACTAAAACTGAAAAACAACCATCAGAAGAAAAGGCTAAAGAAAAAACTAAAACCGAAGAGCAACCTTCAAAAGCAAAGGCAAATATTGGTAATATATCTTTTGGAAAACAAACGAAAGGATTAAACAGCTATCTTGTATATTCTTTTGCTCCAAATCTGGATTTTGGACCATTTGGAATCGGAATTGGCTTTAATGCTTACCAAGAAAATATAGATAGCCCTCTTTATTATGGTTTACCAACAGATGAAGCATCTCCATCAACAAATATTTTAAGCGCGTTATCTATTAATTATTTTAAATTAGATTTTCCTGCTTTCTATATAAGATATGGAATAAGTCCATCATATACAAAAGGATTAGGACTATTTATGAATAATTATTATGTTCCATATTCAAGGGTTTTGGATACAGAATTAAAATTTTCAAATTTAAAATTAGGATTCCATATCCCCTATGAAATAACTTCTTTGATGCCATTTAATTATCAACAATCTTCAAACATTTTCTTTGGATATATTAATGCTGATTTAAATATTTTCAATGCTGAGATTACTGGAATAATAAATTTAAACAAAACTAAACCTCAAAATGATTTTTATCAAGCATATTTAACTACGCTATATAAAGATATTTTATTTTTTAGATTAGGCATAGAAACAGATGTTGTTATTACAAATGAAGGTACCATGGTTTGGGGTACATTAGCAGGGCCAACAATGAATTTCCCACCATTTTTCCAATTCATGTTTGGTTTCAATTACCTATCAGCCGGTTTTAACAACGAATATTTAAATTCTTACTATGAATATAATTCTGCTAATGGTTTTTATATGAATTTAGAAAATAAAGCTTCATTTGGATTAGTAGGAAAATCCATTTTGAGTATAAGTCCATATTTACATGTACTGTTTAATTATAATAAATTATTTAGTGAAGATAGAGATAGTTTATTAAGCGGACAAATGACTATAAATATACCTTCAATAGGAGGAATGCCACAATTAACAGCAGGATTTAGTTACATGCAATATAAATTTTTGGAAGATTCTAGTGTCTCTAATGTTTTCTTAAATGATAATACCAATTTACAAGGATTCATTTATTATCCAGTATTGGAAAATTCAGGAGTTATTTATTCTATAAATTATAATATGAAAGAACAAAAATTTGAATATACTTTAAATTTCGAAACCAAGGAGTTTTAA
- a CDS encoding DUF3307 domain-containing protein, whose translation MIENIFFYFLLSHLIGDYVFQTSYIARYKNLKVGVLILHISIIFISMFILFLPSDLNFYNFFIIILLTFIHLSIDTLKFKNRAKKAFNSHTYYILDQVMHFSSLILASMLYKPQNFFILPEYTKIITLGLFNAYFISLLFYMIDGFSKPYKRDYLGYLFRFSLPFIKYYSNILFLIFSFLFIISSILIMMKKEEINTKSELGPLAFSIIITYLTIWR comes from the coding sequence ATGATTGAAAACATATTTTTTTATTTTTTACTTTCTCATTTAATTGGTGATTATGTATTTCAAACGTCTTATATTGCTCGATATAAAAATTTAAAAGTTGGTGTCTTAATTTTGCATATTTCCATTATTTTTATTTCAATGTTTATATTATTTCTACCTTCAGATTTGAATTTTTATAACTTTTTTATAATAATCTTATTAACTTTTATCCATTTATCTATAGATACTTTAAAATTTAAGAATAGAGCAAAAAAAGCATTTAATTCACATACTTATTATATTTTAGACCAAGTTATGCATTTTTCTTCGTTGATTTTGGCAAGTATGTTATATAAACCTCAAAACTTTTTCATTTTACCTGAATATACAAAAATCATTACACTTGGATTGTTTAATGCTTATTTCATAAGTTTATTATTTTATATGATTGATGGATTTTCAAAGCCTTACAAAAGAGATTATTTGGGATATTTATTTAGATTTTCTTTGCCTTTTATAAAGTATTATAGCAATATATTATTTTTAATATTCTCGTTTTTATTTATTATATCTTCAATACTAATTATGATGAAAAAAGAAGAAATAAATACTAAATCAGAGTTAGGCCCACTGGCGTTTAGTATAATAATTACTTATTTAACCATATGGAGGTGA
- a CDS encoding HD-GYP domain-containing protein gives MNKFHNLLLENINTLKLLGIDFRIIIDNEIYENSSSNKKEHIKVQYKGKHYVEIVFFENIDYIFLLSLDSIVKDFCSIKKEKDIDEKILNFISNLKPNIKFKKTIENIKKTLKSTFSLDEIKFYLSANTKFFENIEFITSTERIIPYISCNIDKMRIPVILENLDLGYFVLIRNKGFTLYDYALIYKLNDYIKKNIENSFLENKFNIILDKSLNVLTIILETRVPGAEKHCENILKSAIKFGEILNLSNKNIQNLKFGSMIFDIGKIGIPEKILSKKGELTLEENNLIKKHVIYGYNLVSKIPTIPEEVKKIVLYHHEKWNGEGYPEGLTGDNIPLLAQIIGLLDTYYSLLEDRPYRSKLPKTKAIELIDSYSDVFFNPILVDVLKEVVKND, from the coding sequence ATGAATAAATTTCATAACCTGCTTTTAGAAAATATTAACACATTAAAACTACTTGGTATAGATTTTAGAATTATTATAGATAATGAAATTTATGAAAATTCAAGTTCTAATAAAAAAGAACATATTAAAGTTCAATATAAAGGAAAACATTATGTAGAAATCGTCTTTTTTGAAAATATTGATTATATTTTTTTGCTAAGTTTGGATTCTATTGTTAAAGATTTTTGTTCCATAAAAAAAGAAAAAGATATTGACGAAAAGATATTAAACTTTATTTCCAATTTAAAACCAAATATTAAATTTAAAAAAACTATTGAAAACATAAAAAAAACTTTAAAAAGCACTTTTTCTCTTGATGAGATTAAATTTTATTTGTCCGCTAATACTAAATTTTTTGAAAATATCGAATTTATTACTTCTACAGAAAGAATTATTCCCTATATAAGTTGCAATATTGATAAAATGAGAATCCCTGTAATTTTAGAAAATCTTGATCTTGGTTATTTTGTTTTAATACGAAATAAAGGTTTTACATTATATGATTATGCCTTAATATACAAATTGAATGATTACATTAAAAAGAATATTGAAAATTCATTTTTAGAAAATAAATTTAACATTATTCTTGATAAATCATTGAATGTACTAACAATTATTCTAGAAACTAGAGTACCTGGAGCTGAAAAACATTGTGAAAATATTTTGAAATCAGCTATAAAATTTGGGGAAATATTAAATTTAAGTAATAAAAATATCCAAAATCTCAAATTTGGAAGTATGATATTTGATATCGGAAAAATTGGAATACCAGAGAAAATTTTGTCAAAAAAAGGAGAATTAACTTTGGAAGAAAATAATCTAATAAAAAAACATGTTATATATGGATATAATCTTGTATCAAAAATCCCAACTATCCCAGAAGAAGTCAAAAAAATTGTCTTGTATCATCATGAAAAATGGAATGGCGAAGGATATCCCGAAGGATTAACAGGAGATAATATTCCTTTATTAGCACAAATTATTGGTTTGCTTGATACATATTATTCACTGTTAGAGGATAGACCATACCGTAGTAAATTACCAAAAACAAAAGCTATTGAATTAATTGATAGTTATAGTGATGTTTTTTTTAATCCAATATTGGTAGATGTTTTAAAAGAGGTGGTTAAAAATGATTGA